A genomic region of Dickeya solani IPO 2222 contains the following coding sequences:
- the gstA gene encoding glutathione transferase GstA translates to MKLYYKPGSCSLFPHIILHETRTKFTLVNVDLRTKKTEQGDDYLQINPKGMVPALALDDGTILTETIAIAMYLADKAPQYNLIAPSSTIHHYRAIEWLAYISTELHKSFSPLFRPGTPELYKDLLKSYLEQRFRYLNQVLSEHDYLVGNRFGVADAYLFTICRWAHDLKFDLIQFPALTAYLERVSGRPAVEKALTAEGLDVKY, encoded by the coding sequence ATGAAACTCTATTACAAACCGGGAAGTTGCTCACTGTTTCCTCACATTATTCTGCACGAGACCCGGACCAAGTTCACGCTGGTGAACGTCGACCTGCGCACCAAAAAAACCGAACAGGGAGATGACTACCTGCAGATCAATCCTAAAGGCATGGTGCCCGCGCTGGCGCTGGATGACGGCACCATTCTGACAGAAACCATAGCCATTGCCATGTATCTGGCGGACAAAGCGCCGCAATACAATCTGATCGCGCCGTCCAGCACGATTCATCATTATCGCGCCATCGAGTGGCTGGCCTACATTTCCACTGAACTGCACAAGTCCTTCTCGCCGCTGTTCCGCCCCGGCACGCCGGAGCTGTACAAAGATTTGCTGAAAAGCTATCTGGAGCAGCGTTTCCGCTACCTGAATCAGGTATTGAGCGAGCATGACTATCTGGTGGGCAACCGCTTTGGCGTCGCCGACGCTTATCTGTTCACCATCTGTCGCTGGGCGCACGATCTGAAGTTCGACCTGATTCAGTTCCCGGCGCTGACGGCTTATCTGGAGCGGGTCTCGGGGCGGCCGGCGGTGGAAAAAGCGCTGACGGCGGAAGGGCTTGACGTCAAATACTGA
- the pdxY gene encoding pyridoxal kinase PdxY, protein MKNILSIQSHVVFGHAGNSAAEFPMRRMGVNVWPLNTVQFSNHTQYGQWTGCVMPAEHLTEIAQGISNIDHLKDCDAVLSGYIGSPEQGGHILEVVRRVKAANPRAIYFCDPVMGTPEKGCIVPAGVTDFHCNQSLQASDMIAPNLPELELLSGRTVHTVDEAVQASRELCQRGPKLVLVKHLSRAAASKDSFEMLLVTPEDAWHIQRPLVDFGPRQPVGVGDLTSGLLLVNLLKGVAPEKALEHTTAAVYEVMLVTKEMEQYELQLVAAQDGIIQPRHHFQAVRL, encoded by the coding sequence ATGAAAAACATACTGTCGATTCAGTCTCACGTGGTTTTCGGTCATGCCGGCAACAGCGCGGCGGAGTTTCCCATGCGCCGGATGGGCGTGAATGTCTGGCCGCTGAATACCGTGCAATTTTCCAACCATACCCAATATGGACAGTGGACTGGCTGCGTGATGCCCGCCGAGCATCTGACCGAGATTGCTCAGGGCATCAGCAATATCGATCACCTGAAGGATTGCGATGCGGTATTGAGCGGGTATATCGGCTCGCCGGAGCAGGGCGGGCATATTCTGGAGGTGGTGCGCCGGGTGAAAGCCGCCAATCCGCGCGCCATCTACTTCTGCGACCCGGTGATGGGAACGCCTGAAAAAGGTTGCATCGTGCCGGCAGGCGTGACCGATTTTCACTGTAACCAATCGCTGCAGGCGAGCGATATGATTGCGCCCAACTTGCCGGAGCTGGAACTGCTGAGCGGCCGCACCGTCCATACAGTGGACGAAGCGGTGCAGGCCAGTCGCGAACTTTGCCAGCGTGGGCCGAAGCTGGTGCTGGTCAAGCACCTGAGCCGCGCCGCCGCCAGTAAGGACAGTTTTGAAATGCTGCTGGTGACACCGGAAGATGCCTGGCATATCCAGCGTCCGCTGGTGGATTTCGGGCCGCGCCAGCCGGTTGGTGTGGGCGACCTGACCAGCGGTTTGCTGCTGGTGAATTTGCTGAAAGGCGTTGCGCCGGAAAAAGCGCTGGAACACACTACCGCGGCGGTTTATGAAGTGATGCTGGTGACGAAAGAGATGGAGCAGTACGAACTGCAACTGGTGGCAGCGCAGGACGGCATCATACAGCCACGCCATCATTTTCAGGCTGTCCGTCTCTAA
- the tyrS gene encoding tyrosine--tRNA ligase, whose translation MMASNLIQQLQERGLVAQVTDEGALAERLAQGPIALYCGFDPTADSLHLGHLVPLLCLKRFQMAGHKPVALVGGATGLIGDPSFKAAERKLNTEDTVQEWVEKIRRQAAPFLDFDCGDNSAVAANNYDWFGSMNVLTFLRDIGKHFSVNQMINKEAVKQRLNRDDVGISFTEFSYNLLQGYDFASLNALHGVELQIGGSDQWGNITSGIDLTRRLHQKQVFGLTVPLITKSDGTKFGKTESGAVWLDPKKTSPYKFYQFWINTADADVYRFLKFFTFLDMDAINALEEEDKNSGAAPRAQYVLAEEVTRLVHGEEGLIAAKRITQSLFNGNLSDLTEADFAQLAQDGVPMVELATGADLQQALVDSELQPSRGQARKTIASNAITINGEKQSDPEYTFTSADRLFGRYTLLRRGKKNYCLVCWKD comes from the coding sequence TTGATGGCAAGCAATCTGATTCAACAATTGCAAGAGCGGGGCCTGGTGGCCCAGGTAACGGACGAGGGCGCGTTAGCAGAGCGACTGGCGCAGGGGCCAATTGCACTGTATTGCGGCTTTGATCCGACTGCCGACAGCTTGCATTTGGGACATCTGGTGCCACTGCTGTGCCTGAAACGCTTTCAGATGGCCGGTCACAAGCCGGTGGCGCTGGTGGGCGGCGCGACGGGGCTGATTGGCGACCCGAGCTTCAAAGCCGCCGAGCGTAAGCTGAATACCGAAGATACTGTGCAGGAATGGGTGGAAAAAATTCGCCGCCAGGCTGCGCCGTTCCTGGATTTCGACTGCGGCGACAACAGCGCCGTGGCGGCCAACAACTACGACTGGTTCGGTTCCATGAACGTGCTGACGTTTCTGCGCGATATCGGCAAGCACTTCTCCGTCAACCAGATGATCAACAAAGAAGCGGTCAAACAGCGCCTGAACCGGGATGATGTAGGTATTTCTTTCACCGAGTTCTCCTACAACCTGTTGCAGGGCTATGACTTTGCTTCGTTGAACGCGCTGCACGGCGTGGAGTTGCAGATTGGCGGTTCCGACCAGTGGGGCAACATCACTTCCGGGATCGACCTGACCCGCCGTTTGCATCAGAAACAGGTTTTCGGCCTGACCGTTCCGCTGATCACCAAGTCTGACGGCACCAAGTTCGGCAAAACCGAAAGCGGCGCGGTATGGCTGGATCCGAAGAAAACCAGTCCGTACAAGTTCTACCAGTTCTGGATCAACACCGCTGACGCCGACGTATACCGGTTCCTGAAGTTCTTCACCTTCCTCGACATGGACGCGATCAATGCGCTGGAAGAGGAAGACAAGAACAGCGGCGCCGCGCCGCGCGCCCAATATGTGCTGGCGGAGGAAGTGACCCGCCTGGTGCACGGCGAAGAGGGGCTGATCGCGGCCAAACGCATCACCCAGAGCCTGTTCAACGGTAACCTGAGCGACCTGACCGAAGCGGATTTCGCGCAACTGGCGCAGGACGGCGTGCCGATGGTTGAGCTGGCGACAGGCGCTGACCTGCAGCAGGCGCTGGTGGATTCCGAATTGCAGCCTTCCCGCGGGCAGGCGCGCAAGACCATCGCTTCCAACGCTATTACTATCAACGGCGAGAAGCAGTCAGATCCGGAATACACCTTCACGAGCGCCGATCGTCTGTTCGGCCGTTACACCCTGCTGCGCCGGGGTAAGAAAAACTATTGTCTGGTCTGCTGGAAAGATTGA
- the pdxH gene encoding pyridoxamine 5'-phosphate oxidase, with amino-acid sequence MTPEHDDAHNPDTRNRVAIAPGENTASGKNIASGENTAAVDIADLRREYTRGGLRRHDLTDNPLDLFERWLKQACEAQLADPTAMCVATVDEQGQPYQRIVLLKHYDEKGMVFYTNMGSRKAQQLAANSRISLLFPWHMLERQVIVLGKAEKLPMLDVMKYFHSRPRDSQIGAWVSKQSSRISARSMLESKFFEMKQKFQQGEIPLPSFWGGFRVTIESMEFWQGGEHRLHDRFLYQRDVDGWTIDRLAP; translated from the coding sequence ATGACCCCAGAACACGATGACGCGCACAACCCTGACACCCGAAACCGCGTTGCGATCGCGCCCGGTGAAAACACTGCTTCCGGTAAAAACATTGCTTCCGGTGAAAACACTGCCGCTGTCGATATTGCCGATTTACGGCGCGAATACACCCGTGGCGGGCTACGCCGCCACGATCTGACCGACAACCCGCTCGATCTGTTCGAACGCTGGCTAAAGCAGGCTTGCGAAGCGCAACTGGCGGACCCTACTGCGATGTGTGTGGCGACGGTCGACGAGCAGGGCCAGCCTTATCAGCGCATCGTGCTGCTGAAACACTATGATGAAAAAGGCATGGTGTTCTATACCAATATGGGTAGCCGCAAGGCGCAGCAACTGGCGGCGAATTCCCGTATCAGCCTGCTGTTTCCCTGGCACATGCTGGAGCGTCAGGTCATTGTCTTAGGCAAGGCGGAAAAACTGCCGATGCTGGACGTAATGAAGTATTTCCACAGCCGCCCACGCGACAGCCAGATCGGCGCCTGGGTTTCAAAACAGTCAAGCCGCATTTCCGCCCGCAGCATGCTGGAAAGCAAGTTCTTCGAGATGAAACAGAAGTTCCAGCAAGGCGAGATTCCGTTGCCGAGTTTCTGGGGCGGATTTCGCGTCACTATCGAGTCGATGGAGTTCTGGCAGGGGGGCGAACACCGCTTGCACGATCGTTTTCTGTACCAGCGCGATGTCGATGGCTGGACAATCGACCGGCTGGCGCCCTAA
- a CDS encoding MliC family protein, whose translation MKPLLIAGVVLLSGCAQLMPAAKPQTLYYQCGTMPLTVTLNPGPQGDSVTFLLDGESHTLPQVPAASGTRYSDDRYAFWSKGNQAFIVRGDRIIVNDCVLK comes from the coding sequence ATGAAACCACTGCTGATCGCCGGTGTAGTGCTATTAAGCGGCTGCGCTCAACTGATGCCGGCCGCGAAGCCGCAGACCTTGTACTACCAGTGCGGCACCATGCCGCTCACCGTTACCCTAAATCCCGGTCCGCAGGGCGACAGCGTGACCTTCCTGCTGGATGGCGAATCTCACACTCTGCCCCAGGTGCCGGCCGCGTCCGGCACGCGTTACAGTGATGACCGATATGCCTTCTGGAGCAAGGGAAATCAGGCGTTTATCGTGCGAGGCGATAGAATCATCGTCAATGACTGTGTGCTGAAGTAA